A part of Gemmatimonas groenlandica genomic DNA contains:
- the dxr gene encoding 1-deoxy-D-xylulose-5-phosphate reductoisomerase translates to MKPDGNSTRTAVKPAGVAILGSTGSIGTSALRVLARQRDRFVPVALTANGNVAALAEQVATWMPAFVGLVQAHADAPDDWGVGAECLVAAATHPDAQIVINAVVGAAGLPATLAALRMGKRVALANKETLVVAGAIVTDTARRHGGELVPVDSEHSAILQCLAGRQPHEVRRLVLTASGGPFRTWPAERIAAATVTDALKHPTWQMGSKITIDSATLANKALEVIEAHHLFGVPYDRIDVVVHPQSIIHSFVEFVDGSVLAQMGVPSMELPILYALTYPERVPDSGVPSFDPVALGGLSFETVRSGDFPLLQLGIDAGRRGGAAPAVFNAANEVAVAHFLAGRLSFSGIAERVSAALHELADAPGASLEELLRADAAARDHVNAQVGC, encoded by the coding sequence ATGAAACCCGACGGCAATTCCACGAGGACCGCGGTGAAGCCCGCCGGTGTTGCCATTCTCGGATCGACCGGATCGATCGGGACCAGTGCGTTGCGAGTGCTCGCCCGTCAGCGTGACCGCTTCGTGCCAGTGGCCCTCACGGCCAACGGCAACGTGGCCGCGCTTGCCGAGCAGGTAGCGACGTGGATGCCGGCATTCGTCGGCCTGGTGCAAGCGCATGCCGACGCGCCCGACGACTGGGGGGTTGGTGCCGAATGCCTCGTCGCTGCCGCGACGCACCCCGATGCGCAGATCGTGATCAACGCCGTGGTGGGTGCGGCCGGTCTGCCCGCAACCCTTGCCGCCTTGCGTATGGGCAAGCGGGTTGCTTTGGCGAACAAGGAGACGCTGGTCGTGGCCGGGGCGATCGTGACGGACACCGCGCGGCGGCACGGGGGCGAGCTGGTGCCGGTCGACAGCGAGCATTCTGCCATCCTGCAGTGTCTGGCGGGCCGCCAACCGCACGAGGTACGTCGACTGGTGCTGACGGCCTCCGGCGGTCCCTTTCGCACGTGGCCGGCGGAACGCATCGCCGCCGCGACGGTGACAGACGCCCTGAAGCATCCGACCTGGCAGATGGGCAGCAAGATCACCATCGACAGCGCCACGCTCGCAAACAAGGCGCTTGAGGTCATCGAGGCGCACCATCTGTTCGGCGTGCCGTACGATCGGATCGATGTCGTCGTGCATCCGCAGAGTATCATCCACTCGTTCGTGGAGTTCGTGGATGGCAGTGTGCTGGCGCAGATGGGCGTCCCGTCGATGGAGCTGCCCATCCTCTACGCCCTCACCTATCCGGAACGCGTTCCCGATTCCGGCGTACCATCCTTCGATCCTGTCGCGCTTGGCGGTCTGAGCTTCGAAACCGTCCGCTCTGGGGATTTCCCTCTGTTGCAGCTCGGAATCGACGCCGGACGGCGCGGCGGCGCGGCACCGGCGGTTTTCAATGCGGCCAACGAGGTCGCTGTAGCTCATTTTCTGGCCGGTCGGCTCAGCTTCTCGGGAATCGCCGAGCGCGTGTCGGCTGCGCTGCACGAGTTGGCTGACGCGCCTGGCGCGTCCCTCGAGGAACTGCTTCGAGCGGATGCCGCGGCGCGCGATCACGTGAATGCCCAGGTGGGGTGCTGA
- the rseP gene encoding RIP metalloprotease RseP — protein MSSITPYIAPLLVFGLVVFVHELGHFLAAKLTGVYAPVFSLGWGTRLFGVRRGETDYRVSLIPLGGFVRMASRDDESMAGIEGGTDRGSLAAAAERPADVAPALWDADSMAPFGPKAVPADRRVENKSTSARVFILSAGVIMNILLTLVVSTGIYYRAGNTYVPAVIDSVVPGAPAAIAGLTGGDRIVGINGHPIRAWDEVLDEVAPVTTGTLSVEIQRGAARFTKELTPQTAVIDDPVTGAKKTVGRIGIQVRAETVNEKLSFVAAMSAGGDATWRMATSVASVLGGLASGQVSAKNLGGPIQIARTSVQAAKRGPETLWSLIAFLSLNIAILNLVPIPVLDGGQILMVLAERIKGSAFSGRVREGFARVGVLAVLALIVLVTFNDLRNLFTK, from the coding sequence ATGTCCTCGATTACACCGTACATCGCGCCGTTGCTCGTCTTCGGTCTCGTCGTTTTTGTCCACGAGCTCGGGCACTTTCTCGCGGCGAAACTCACGGGCGTTTACGCGCCGGTTTTTTCGCTTGGGTGGGGCACTCGTCTGTTCGGCGTGCGCCGCGGGGAAACCGATTACCGCGTGTCGTTGATTCCGCTTGGCGGATTTGTGCGCATGGCCAGCCGGGATGACGAGTCCATGGCGGGTATCGAGGGGGGCACCGATCGTGGCTCGCTCGCCGCTGCGGCGGAGCGCCCGGCCGATGTGGCACCCGCGCTGTGGGATGCCGACTCCATGGCCCCGTTCGGCCCCAAGGCTGTGCCGGCTGACCGCCGGGTGGAGAACAAGTCCACCTCCGCCCGTGTGTTCATTTTGTCGGCCGGCGTGATCATGAACATTCTGCTCACGCTCGTTGTCTCCACTGGCATCTACTATCGCGCCGGCAACACGTACGTGCCGGCTGTCATCGATTCGGTGGTGCCGGGCGCACCGGCCGCGATCGCCGGCCTGACGGGTGGCGATCGTATCGTGGGTATCAATGGGCATCCGATACGCGCCTGGGATGAAGTGCTCGACGAAGTGGCTCCGGTCACGACGGGCACGCTGAGCGTCGAGATCCAGCGCGGCGCGGCGCGCTTCACCAAGGAACTCACGCCGCAGACCGCCGTGATCGATGATCCCGTGACCGGCGCCAAGAAGACGGTCGGTCGGATCGGCATTCAGGTCCGGGCGGAAACCGTCAACGAGAAACTGAGTTTCGTCGCGGCGATGTCGGCGGGCGGTGATGCGACCTGGCGGATGGCGACGAGCGTCGCCTCGGTACTCGGCGGGTTGGCGTCAGGGCAGGTATCCGCCAAGAATCTCGGCGGGCCGATTCAGATTGCGCGCACGTCGGTGCAGGCGGCCAAGCGTGGTCCGGAAACACTTTGGTCGTTGATTGCCTTTCTGAGCCTCAACATCGCCATTCTGAATCTCGTGCCGATTCCAGTGCTCGACGGCGGGCAGATCCTCATGGTGCTGGCCGAACGCATCAAGGGGAGCGCGTTCAGCGGCCGTGTGCGGGAGGGCTTCGCTCGCGTCGGCGTGCTGGCGGTGCTTGCCTTGATTGTGCTCGTCACGTTCAACGATCTGCGCAATCTCTTCACGAAGTGA